The Mixophyes fleayi isolate aMixFle1 chromosome 1, aMixFle1.hap1, whole genome shotgun sequence genome includes a region encoding these proteins:
- the FICD gene encoding protein adenylyltransferase FICD isoform X1, with the protein MCYGGLVRGDIQDEPTAGAWSWVTDTSMAVTEFQWPQFGARYGLRAALVVLSGSLLVVLFPLSGLEEQYKAALKVLLQCNLWGGDERTHKYTGQTTGLAVASTAIELLVFKQKPPPDIVYEAKAALNQALEMKRLGKTDKAHKLLLHALKMDPDQVDALNELGILLEEEKDIIQADYLYSKALMISPHNQKALVNRDRTLPLVEEIDQRYFSIIDSKVKKVMSIPKGNSALRRVMEESYYHHIYHTVAIEGNTLSLSEIRHIIETRYAVPGKSLEEQNEVIGMHAAMKYVNTTLVSRIGSVTTDDILEIHRRVLGYVDPVEAGRFRTNQVFVGHHIPPHPRDVDKHMQEFVQWLNSEDAMNLHPVEFAALAHYKLVYIHPFVDGNGRTSRLLMNLILMQAGYPPITIRKEQRSEYYLVLELANEGDVRPFIRFIAKCAETTLDMLLIATAEHPVGLPEPTSDISECKQTIQVKT; encoded by the exons ATGTGCTATGGAGGTTTG GTTCGTGGAGATATTCAAGATGAACCTACTGCAGGTGCTTGGAGTTGGGTGACTGACACTTCGATGGCCGTGACAGAGTTTCAATGGCCACAGTTTGGTGCTCGGTATGGGCTCCGAGCAGCACTGGTGGTGTTGTCCGGGTCACTTTTGGTGGTCCTTTTCCCTCTGAGTGGCCTGGAGGAACAGTATAAAGCTGCTCTAAAGGTTTTGCTACAGTGTAATCTCTGGGGAGGTGATGAGCGGACTCACAAATATACTGGACAAACTACAGGTCTTGCTGTTGCTTCAACTGCGATCGAACTTTTGGTGTTTAAACAGAAACCACCTCCAG atATCGTGTATGAAGCCAAAGCTGCTTTGAACCAAGCTTTAGAAATGAAGCGTCTAGGTAAGACAGACAAGGCCCATAAACTTCTTCTCCATgccctgaagatggatccagatcaGGTGGATGCCCTTAATGAGCTTGGCATTCTACTGGAGGAAGAAAAGGACATCATACAGGCGGACTATCTTTATTCCAAAGCTTTAATGATCTCTCCACACAACCAGAAAGCTCTGGTAAACAGAGATCGAACGTTGCCTTTAGTTGAAGAAATAGATCAGAGGTATTTTAGTATAATTGACAGCAAAGTCAAAAAGGTGATGTCTATTCCAAAAGGGAACTCTGCTCTTCGTAGGGTCATGGAAGAGTCTTATTATCACCACATTTACCACACCGTGGCTATTGAAGGAAACACCCTTTCACTGTCTGAAATTCGCCATATAATTGAAACACGTTATGCTGTTCCGGGTAAAAGCCTTGAAGAGCAAAATGAAGTCATTGGTATGCACGCTGCAATGAAATATGTTAACACCACCTTAGTGTCTCGAATAGGATCTGTGACAACTGATGACATACTGGAGATACATAGAAGAGTGTTGGGTTATGTGGACCCTGTTGAAGCTGGACGGTTTCGTACTAACCAAGTGTTTGTGGGTCATCATATTCCCCCACATCCTCGAGATGTAGACAAGCACATGCAAGAGTTTGTTCAATGGCTTAATTCAGAAGATGCAATGAACTTGCATCCTGTGGAATTTGCAGCCCTAGCTCATTATAAACTGGTCTATATTCACCCTTTTGTAGATGGTAATGGAAGGACTTCCCGTTTACTCATGAATCTAATTTTAATGCAGGCAGGATACCCACCAATAACTATCCGGAAAGAGCAGAGATCAGAATACTATCTTGTATTAGAACTTGCAAATGAAGGTGACGTGAGGCCTTTCATTAGGTTTATTGCCAAATGTGCAGAGACCACCTTAGACATGTTGTTGATAGCTACAGCAGAGCATCCAGTGGGTCTCCCAGAGCCCACTTCTGACATCTCTGAGTGCAAGCAAACTATTCAAGTGAAGACCTGA
- the FICD gene encoding protein adenylyltransferase FICD isoform X2 encodes MAVTEFQWPQFGARYGLRAALVVLSGSLLVVLFPLSGLEEQYKAALKVLLQCNLWGGDERTHKYTGQTTGLAVASTAIELLVFKQKPPPDIVYEAKAALNQALEMKRLGKTDKAHKLLLHALKMDPDQVDALNELGILLEEEKDIIQADYLYSKALMISPHNQKALVNRDRTLPLVEEIDQRYFSIIDSKVKKVMSIPKGNSALRRVMEESYYHHIYHTVAIEGNTLSLSEIRHIIETRYAVPGKSLEEQNEVIGMHAAMKYVNTTLVSRIGSVTTDDILEIHRRVLGYVDPVEAGRFRTNQVFVGHHIPPHPRDVDKHMQEFVQWLNSEDAMNLHPVEFAALAHYKLVYIHPFVDGNGRTSRLLMNLILMQAGYPPITIRKEQRSEYYLVLELANEGDVRPFIRFIAKCAETTLDMLLIATAEHPVGLPEPTSDISECKQTIQVKT; translated from the exons ATGGCCGTGACAGAGTTTCAATGGCCACAGTTTGGTGCTCGGTATGGGCTCCGAGCAGCACTGGTGGTGTTGTCCGGGTCACTTTTGGTGGTCCTTTTCCCTCTGAGTGGCCTGGAGGAACAGTATAAAGCTGCTCTAAAGGTTTTGCTACAGTGTAATCTCTGGGGAGGTGATGAGCGGACTCACAAATATACTGGACAAACTACAGGTCTTGCTGTTGCTTCAACTGCGATCGAACTTTTGGTGTTTAAACAGAAACCACCTCCAG atATCGTGTATGAAGCCAAAGCTGCTTTGAACCAAGCTTTAGAAATGAAGCGTCTAGGTAAGACAGACAAGGCCCATAAACTTCTTCTCCATgccctgaagatggatccagatcaGGTGGATGCCCTTAATGAGCTTGGCATTCTACTGGAGGAAGAAAAGGACATCATACAGGCGGACTATCTTTATTCCAAAGCTTTAATGATCTCTCCACACAACCAGAAAGCTCTGGTAAACAGAGATCGAACGTTGCCTTTAGTTGAAGAAATAGATCAGAGGTATTTTAGTATAATTGACAGCAAAGTCAAAAAGGTGATGTCTATTCCAAAAGGGAACTCTGCTCTTCGTAGGGTCATGGAAGAGTCTTATTATCACCACATTTACCACACCGTGGCTATTGAAGGAAACACCCTTTCACTGTCTGAAATTCGCCATATAATTGAAACACGTTATGCTGTTCCGGGTAAAAGCCTTGAAGAGCAAAATGAAGTCATTGGTATGCACGCTGCAATGAAATATGTTAACACCACCTTAGTGTCTCGAATAGGATCTGTGACAACTGATGACATACTGGAGATACATAGAAGAGTGTTGGGTTATGTGGACCCTGTTGAAGCTGGACGGTTTCGTACTAACCAAGTGTTTGTGGGTCATCATATTCCCCCACATCCTCGAGATGTAGACAAGCACATGCAAGAGTTTGTTCAATGGCTTAATTCAGAAGATGCAATGAACTTGCATCCTGTGGAATTTGCAGCCCTAGCTCATTATAAACTGGTCTATATTCACCCTTTTGTAGATGGTAATGGAAGGACTTCCCGTTTACTCATGAATCTAATTTTAATGCAGGCAGGATACCCACCAATAACTATCCGGAAAGAGCAGAGATCAGAATACTATCTTGTATTAGAACTTGCAAATGAAGGTGACGTGAGGCCTTTCATTAGGTTTATTGCCAAATGTGCAGAGACCACCTTAGACATGTTGTTGATAGCTACAGCAGAGCATCCAGTGGGTCTCCCAGAGCCCACTTCTGACATCTCTGAGTGCAAGCAAACTATTCAAGTGAAGACCTGA